The following proteins are co-located in the Pararge aegeria chromosome 3, ilParAegt1.1, whole genome shotgun sequence genome:
- the LOC120637209 gene encoding aspartate aminotransferase, mitochondrial, translating into MIMAQALKKLTAQALKNNYAEAVTTGIVSRASSTWWSNVPMGPPDVILGITEAFKRDTDPKKVNLGVGAYRDDQGKPFILPSVVKAEEIISKKGLNHEYAPIGGESAYTDAVAKLAFGEDSPILKSKSNCTVQTLSGTGALRLGLEFVSKHYAKNKEIWLSTPTWGNHPQICNTLNLPHKKYRYFDAKTNGFDLKGALEDISKIPEGSIILLHACAHNPTGVDPRPEEWKQLSEVIKQRKLLPFIDMAYQGFATGSVDNDAFAVRQFADDGHQFILAQSFAKNMGLYGERAGALTLLCGDAESAAKIMSQMKIMIRTMYSNPPLYGARLVTEILTNPQLKQQWLSDVKLMADRIITMRQRLRAGIEGAGNKLPWQHVTDQIGMFCFTGLKPDQVERLTKEFHIYLTKDGRISVAGISSNNVDYVAEAMHKVTS; encoded by the exons cacTTGGTGGAGTAATGTGCCTATGGGACCACCAGATGTCATTCTTGGTATAACAGAGGCATTTAAAAGAGACACAGATCCTAAAAAAGTCAACCTTGGTGTTGGAGCATACAGAGATGACCAAGGCAAACCCTTCATTTTGCCTTCAGTTGTAAAG GCAGAAGAAATCATTTCTAAAAAAGGATTGAATCACGAATATGCTCCAATTGGTGGTGAATCAGCATACACAGATGCAGTTGCCAAATTAGCGTTCGGAGAGGACAGCCCAATTCTGAAAAGCAAATCCAATTGTACTGTGCag ACATTGTCCGGTACTGGTGCATTGCGGCTCGGACTGGAGTTCGTATCGAAACACTACGCCAAGAACAAGGAGATCTGGTTATCAACACCCACATGGGGCAACCACCCCCAGATCTGCAACACCCTTAATTTACCACACAAAAAGTACCGCTACTTCGACGCCAAGACCAACGGCTTCGATCTGAAAGGAGCTCTTGAGGATATCAGT AAAATTCCAGAAGGTTCGATCATTTTGCTGCATGCGTGCGCCCATAACCCCACTGGTGTAGACCCTAGGCCCGAAGAATGGAAACAGCTCTCCGAG GTAATCAAACAAAGGAAACTGCTGCCGTTCATCGACATGGCGTACCAGGGCTTCGCGACGGGCAGCGTGGACAACGACGCCTTCGCCGTCCGCCAGTTCGCCGACGACGGCCACCAGTTTATTCTCGCGCAGAGCTTCGCCAAGAACATGG GTCTGTATGGAGAGCGTGCGGGCGCGCTGACGTTGTTGTGCGGCGACGCGGAATCAGCTGCGAAGATCATGTCGCAAATGAAGATTATGATCCGCACCATGTACTCCAACCCGCCGCTTTACGGCGCCAGGCTTGTAACAGAGATCCTCACCAACCCGCAGCTCAAACAGCAGTG GTTGTCCGATGTGAAGCTGATGGCAGACCGTATCATCACCATGCGACAGAGGCTGCGAGCCGGTATCGAGGGTGCGGGCAACAAGCTGCCTTGGCAGCATGTCACCGACCAGATCGGCATGTTCTGCTTCACCGGCCTCAAGCCCGACCAG GTTGAACGGCTCACCAAAGAGTTCCACATTTACCTGACGAAGGACGGCCGAATTTCCGTGGCGGGAATATCTTCTAACAACGTCGATTACGTCGCTGAAGCCATGCACAAAGTCACATCTTAA